A stretch of DNA from Dokdonia sp. PRO95:
TTCCTAGTACCATTCCGGCTACGTCATCTAAGATGCTTCCGTCGCCGTCAGAATCAAGTAATGTTGTAATAAGACTTTGGTTTTCTTGAGGTTGTCCTCCTAGCATGCTTCCTAAGAGCGCATTCATACCGCTTCCGTCACTTACGTTATTTTGCTGTGTTTGTTTTCCTAACACACCCATAAGTACTGGCGCAGCAACTTTAAGTATTTGTGCTATAGATCCAGCATCCATACCTGTTTTGCTACTTAATGCATTTTCTACTTGTGGCTGGTTACCACCTAGTAAGTGTCCTAAAATTCCAGCACCATCATTTACTACTTCGTCACTAGGTCCTCCGTTACCCATAAGATCTCCTAGTTGATCAAGAATACCACCACTATGTTTTCCACTTAAAGCTCCCATTAATCCAGCAGCACCTTCTGGAGTTTGTACATTTTTTTTCATTGCACCCATAAGTACTGGCAAAGCCATACTTAATACGTTTGCAGTATCTCCTTCAGATTGTCCAGCTTTTGCGCTAGCTCCTTGGATGAGCGTTTTTCCTATTGGTCCATTAAGTAGATCTAGTAATCCTGACATATTATTTTTAGTTTAAATTGTGAGATTTCAATTTACGAATTAATATAACTGGTTTTACAAACAAGTATAAAAAAAACACCCAAGAGGGTGTTTTGATTAATAATGTCGATAAAAAGCAAATTATGATAAGTTAGAAATCAAATGTTTGATCTCGCTGCATTATTTTAAAATGCTCATAATCTGGTCTGCTAGCTCTGTACCTATGCGATCTTGAGCACCACCAGTTGCCGCACCTATGTGTGGCGTAAGGCTTACCTTAGGATTCATAAGTACTTGTACCGCTGGAGTAGGTTCGTTCTCAAAAACATCTAAACCTGCAAATGATAATTTACCACTGTCTAAAGCTGCAATAAGAGCTACTTCATCAATAACTCCACCACGAGCTGCATTTACAATTGCTGCACCATCTTTCATAAGTTCAAACTCTGGCTTACCTATTACATAGTCTTTTTGTGCAGGAACGTGAAGAGTAACAAAATCTGCAGATTTTAGCACATCTTCCTTTGAAGAAGATTTTATTGTAAATGAAACCGACTGTCCATCAAAGAAAGGAACTTCAACAGTAGCCTCTTCTGTAAATGGGTCGTGAAAGATTACTTTCATCCCTACACCTAAAGCAATTTTTGCAGTTTCTTGACCTATACGTCCAAAACCGATAACACCAAGTGTTTTACCACGTAGCTCGGTTCCTTTCGCGTAAGCTTTCTTTAAACCTTTAAATTTTGTATCACCATCTAGAGGCATATTTCTGTTTGAGTCAAACAGAAAACGTACACCGTTGTAAAGGTGAGCAAAAACAAGCTCTGCAACAGATGCCGAAGATGCTGCTGGTGTATTAATCACGTGAAGACCTTTATCACGTGCATATTGTACATCAATGTTATCCATACCTACACCACCACGGCCTATAACTTTTATAGATGGGCAAGCGTCTATTAATTCCTTGCGCACTGTAGTTGCACTACGGACAAGTATAACATCTATTTCATTTGTGTTAATATAGTTCTCAAGTTGATCTTGGGCTACGTTTGTGGTAATTACTTCAAAGCCTCCAGCGGTAAGCGCGTCAACTCCTGTTTGTGATATTCCGTCGTTTGCTAATACTTTCATAGTATATAGTGTTGTATGCGTTTTTTTAATTATGCTTTTCTTTCTAGCTCGCTCATTACGTCTACTAGTACACCTACACTGTCCATAGAGAGGGCATTATACATAGATGCTCTGTAGCCTCCTACACTTCTGTGTCCATTAAGACCGTTTATACCGGCTTCCTTCCACATGGCGTCAAAGGCATCTTTAAGATCTCCATCTGTTAGTGAGAATGTAGCGTTCATTGTAGATCTATCTTCTTTGGCAGCAAATCCTTTAAATAATGGGTTAAGCTCAATCTCACTATAAAGCAGTGTTGCTTTTTTATTATTGATTTCTTCAATCGCTTTTACACCACCTAGATTTTTAAGCCATCTCATTGTAAGCATAGATACATATACTGCATAGACTGCAGGTGTGTTAAACATACTTCCTTTACTTATATGCGTTTCATAATTGAGCATAGAAGGTATTTGACGTGTCACTTTACCTAAGATGTCTTCACGTATTACTACTAGTGTAGTACCTGCTGGCCCCATATTTTTTTGAGCACCTGCGTAGATAAGATCAAATTGTCCAAAATCAATCTCTCTAGAGAAGATGTCACTACTCATATCACATATAAGAGGACAGTCTACTTCAGGAAAATCCTTTATCTGTGTCCCGAAAATGGTATTGTTACTGGTAAGATGCAAATAATCTAGTCCTTCTGGAATTGAGTATCCTTTAGGGATGTAATTAAAGTTTGCCTCTTTACTTGATGCAACCTCTACAATCTCTCCAAAAAGCTTAGCTTCCTTTATTGCTTTATCACTCCAAGTTCCAGTATTTATATAACCAGCCTTAGATTGCAATAAGTTATATGCAGTCATTAAGAATTGTGTGCTTGCACCTCCTTGTAAAAAGAGCGCTTTATACCCTTTACCTTCTAGCCCTAGTAGCTCTAAAGCCAGTTGTCTAGCCTCATCCATTACATCTACAAAGTCTTTGCTTCTGTGAGAAATCTCCAGTATGGATAAACCAGATTCGTTAAAGTCTAGTATAGCTTGTGATGCTTCTTTAAAAACATCTTGAGGTAAAATACAAGGTCCTGCGCTAAAGTTGTGCTTCTTCATGGTGTGCGTTTTTATGCGTTTTGTGCATTACAAAGATGCCCAAATCGTTAGAAAAACCCACAGATAAATCGATAAAATATTGGCTATAACGTTGTCAAAAATGTAATAGTATCAACCCCATCAGCATAATCACAAAGCTCAGGTTTTTGAGTTTTTCCGATAGGAGTAAGCTCCTTCACTTTTCCTTCAAGTGCAATATTTCCTACTACACATTGTATACGATCTTTATCTTTTTCAAGCTTTTCAACTAGGCTTTCTATCGATTCGTATTTTTCATAAAATAACGTAGCAATAGGTGAGCCGTAGTTCTCATCTTCTTTAAGCATTAAGAAACCATTCTCTAACAGCTCAAAAAGGCTCATCAAATACACGGCTTTATTGTAGTCATAATTATTTGCATACTTTGCACCGTTCATGATGTCACTCCAGTGATAGATAGCCTTAAAAAAGGCGTCAAAATTATAATCAATAGGAACATAGAGTTTGGATACATTGCGGCATCCTAAACCGTAATATCTAAAAATATCTTCTCCTAATGCGATAAGCTCGTCTTCTGTTTCATTACCGGTGAGTATGGCAACAGAATTTCTGTTTTTACGAATAATATTAGGCTTTTTACCAAAGTAATATTCAAAATATCTCGCGGTATTGTCGCTGCCAGTTGCGATAACGGCGTCGTGCGCTGGTAATTTATCTTCGGTGAAGCTTATGGTTTCTTTAAAAGCAGGCTCTGCATATTCTAGATATTTTGCAAGAAAGGGGAGAAGATGCCTATCATTAGAAGATTGTTTACCTACAAATTTATGTCCGGCAATTAATACGCACATAAAGTCATGGAAACCTACTAATGGAATATTCCCAGCCATAATTACGGCAACGGTTTGTTGTGGTTGCGCTTTCGCGAAAGCGTTATCATACCCACTAAGCCACTCGGTAAGTTTTTCTTGAGTAAGGGATTCTGCCCATCCTTCAAGTGCAAAAAGTATATTTTCTTTAGTAAACCAACCGTTGTTTTCACTAGCTAGTTTAAACTGATGCTGCATTCCGTCAAAGAAAAGGTCATTATGTAATACTCCCTCTTTCCTTGTAATTGAGTCACGTGTAAACTGACTTAAAAATTTTCCTAGCTCAATAAAAGCGTTAATTCGTAGTTGAAGCGTCATAGGTTTTGGCAAATCGGTGTCTAGGCGTTATTTTTGTGCAAAGTTACCCAAAAAGAAAACTATGGCAATTATCATAACAGACGAATGTATAAACTGTGGAGCTTGCGAGCCTGAGTGTCCTAACACTGCCATTTATGAAGGTGCAGACGACTGGCGCTATGCAGATGGAACAGATCTAGATGGAACTGTTGTACTTCCTAACGGAAAAGAGGTAGATGCAAACGAGGCGCAAGAGCCTGTGAGTGATGAGATTTACTACATCATTCCAGATAAATGTACTGAGTGTAAAGGTTTTCATGATGAACCTCAATGTGCGGCAGTATGTCCGGTAGATTGCTGTGTTCCAGATGATGACCATGTAGAAACAGACGAAGTATTACTAGCTAAACAATCTTTTATGCATAAAGATGCGTAACAAGATTTATAAGTATAGATAAAAAAAGTCACTCATAACGAGTGACTTTTTTTATATAATACTCTGACCTTAAATCAGTTTTACTAAAACTATGTTGTTTTAAGATAAATGATGGAGCTATTAAAGCTTTAAATATGCGGCATATTGTTCTTTAGTCAGAAACGTTTGCATGTTACCGTCTTTACGTTTGGCAAGTTTTGCAAGCTCTTCTTTCTTATCTGCAGCACTAAGACCTCCGGCTCTAAGTCTATCTTCTGTAGATTTAAAAGCTTTTATAGTCTTAGAAATATTTGCTACTTGCTCTGGACTAAGATTGAGTTTCTGTGTAAGCATATCAATCTCACTCACTTTTTCTGTATTTACAGTATTTACGCTAGGGCTTTGCGCTTGAACATTTGACATTCCAACAAAGGCAAAAAGGACTACTGCGATAATTACTTTCATATTATTTATTTTAAAAATTATAAGCTCAAGAGCTTTTCTATATTTTCTAGAGGTCGTCCAATAACGGCCTTTTTTTTGAGAACTACAATGGGACGTTCTATTAATTTAGGATGTTGAGACATTGCAGCTATAATTTCTAGATCACTAAGTTCTTTTCCTCTATAATTTTCTTTCCAGATAGCTTCGCCTTTTCTTACTAGTTGCATAGGTGTAATATCAAGCATTTTGATAATGGCAGTAAGCTCTTTTTCTGATAGAGGATTGTCTAGGTATTTTATAACCTCAAATTCTTTTCCAGATTCTTCTAGCAATGCTAGACCTTGTCTACTTTTTGTACAACGAGGATTGTGATATATTTTAATCATTATATAATTATTGTAAAGTTACGTGTACACCTAGTGTTCTAAGTTGTACAGCTAGTGTTTGTGCATTTTTAAAATGAATTCCGGCTATGCCAGAGAGCTTACAGCCCTCAACATTGTTAAGACTGTCATCTATAAAAACAGCCTCTGCTGGATTAATATTATACCTGTCTAGCATAAGGTCGTAAATTTCTTTAAAAGGTTTGCGTGTACCCTCATCACCAGAGACTAGAATTCCTTCAAACCACTGCAGCCAATGAAACTTTTCGAGCGCAACAGGAAAGGTTTCTCCGCTCCAGTTTGTTAATGCTAGCACTCTATAATCTGGATTATCTAATAGTTCTTTTAATATTTTGAGCGTGTCTAGATGTGTAAAACCGAGCATCTCCTCCCAGCGACCGTAATACATTTTTATGAGCTCTTCATATTCTGGAAACATCGCGATGCGCTCTTGGGTTGCTTTTTTTAATGGATAGCCTGCATCTTGATTTACATTCCAATCCCAAGCACAAACGTGTTCTAAAAACCAGTCCATTTTCTCTCGATCGCCTCTAAATTCTTTGAGATATACATACTCGGGGCTCCAGTCTATGAGAACGCCTCCTAAGTCAAATATGACGGTAGTGATTTTTGAATTTTCCATATTATTACTTTGTTATGAGGTGCGGTACATCATCTAGTTTCCAGTCTATCACTAACCCTCCAGCTAGCGATCTTGCAATTTCTGCCCCGTAAAGAAGTTCGGTGAGATAGAGAGCGGCTTCAAAACTTTTAGCACCTCCGGCAGAGGTGATATACTTCCCATCGTGGACAAATAATACACCTTTTCTAATATCAAGATTAGGAAACGTCTCGCGCATCTTATCGATGTCACTCGGGAAGGTCGTTGAGACACTGTTGTCTAGTAAACCTGCCTTTGCTAGTACAAAAGCACCATCGCAATGTGAGGTTACATACATAGCTTCTTTATCTACTTGTTTTACAAAGTTAATGAGTGCTTCATCCTCCAGATCTGTATCTAGGTGATGCTCTGCACTTGGTACAACTAGTATATCTATTTTAGGTAGGTCTTTGTTAGTATAGTCAAAGTCTGGTAGGAGATACATCCCCTCAAAGGTACGCACGGGTTGTAGGGTATTTGCTACTGTAAAAACATTCATCGCTTTTATATTCTCTCTGTAAATAGTATGCTGAAAAATGTCAAAAGGTGCCGTAAGCTCTGTGTTAAAAGTGCCATCCATAATTAAGAAGGCTACATTGTAGCGCGTTGAGTCTAGTACTGGTTTTGCTTTCGCGAAAGCGTTATCAACCTCATTAGTAACAGCGGGCTGTTCTATAGTTTTAGGTTCTGTATTGCAACCTATTAATATAAGCGTTGTAAGTAGTAGTATATAGTATTTCATTAGGTTCTCTTTTTAATGATAAAGATACGAGTTCTCATAGGGTTTCTTTGGCAAGCATTCTCTTTACAATGTAAAGTAGGAGCCAGGCAATAAGTGTGAGCCCTATTAAAAATATCCAAGTGGTCTGAAAGCCGTAATATGCAGTAATTTGCATCCCGCTATTGTGACCAAAAATATGAGCTACAGAAAATGACATACTGTAAACACCCATATATGCTCCTTGTCTCCCTAGCTTAGATCTGTCTAACGCAAATTTGTTGCTAAAAGGGAAGGAAATCATCTCTCCAAAGGTTGCGATTACCATACCTATCACAACAACACCTACCCAAGTCTCCCACAGCAGTAATAGAAAACTTGCGCCCGTCATAAGCAAACCTACAATGGTGCTTTGCACATTAGTAAGTTCTTTTTTTTCCATCCAGGCTATGAGTGGCATTTCAAACACAACAATGAGTGCGCCATTAAGCGCTAGTATGAGACCTATGGCGTCTTCATCAAGTTTATAGGCATCCTTGTAATAAAGCGGTACAGTAGAAAAATATTGTACAAATATGATCCCAAAAAGCGCAAGTGCTATTAAGAATAATACATAAGGCGTATCTTTAAGAGGTTTTACTGGATTCTGAACAACTACTTCTTTATCTAACTCTTTAGTCTTTTTAGGGTTGAGTTCTTGCATCATAAGTACACCCGCAAGCAAGCAGGTGATGCCGTCTACATAAAACAATGTCTTATAACCAGCGAGTGCTATAAGAAAACCACCTATAGCTGGTCCCACAGAAAACCCTAGATTAATTGCGAGCCTAATGAGTGTTAATGACCGCGTTTTATTTTCTGGTTTTGAGTAGGCGCTTAATGCTACAAAAAAAGCAGGTCGTCCCATATCTGCTACAGCAATAAGAACAAAGAATGAAATACACATCATCCAGAAACTCTCTACGTGCATTACCCATAAAAAGTTAATACCAGTGAGTAACAGGCTTAATAAGATGACTTTATAATACCCTATTACATCACTTAGTTTACCGCCTATCCAAGCACCAGCAAAAGAACCTAGACCGTACGAAGTCATTATCCAGGCGACGTCTTGTAGGCTAAAGTGTAAACTCTTATTGAGGTAAATAGACAAGAACGGGATAACCATCGCCCCAGATCTATTAATGAGCGTGATGAGTGATAACCACCAGATCTCTCTTGATAGGCCATCAAAGGTTTTGAGGTAATTGCGTAGCAGTGTTTTCATACAGTTGGTTGGTTAGCTTGTTAAGACCTACGCTTGCCCATAAATATAAAGAGTCCAGCGTGGTGGCCGGACTCTTTAATATCGTTACTTCTTATAATCATATAGTGACAACATATCAAGTCTGGCGCAGCAGTGTGCACGAGGTATGTTTATATGTTGTGACTAAATTCATAATGTGATGTAAAGTTATAAAAATAATTGAGTTGAGTACGCTTTCGCGAAAGCGTAATACGTTTCTATTTATAATGTCTCTTCTCTCTTTATTAATTCTGCCTTGATTGCTTTTTTAGACATAAACTGCATAGGCAATGTTGCCGAACAGCATAAGCCTACCGTTAGGGTTGCTATAAATGTGGCATTATCGTCCTTTGTGAGCATACCATAAATAGATATACCTATAAGAAATGATAAGATGATGAGTAGAGCAACAATGAGCACCTTAATCATATTTAAGTTAGAGAGCAGTTGTGCCGTTGTCTTTGTTGAATAATCTATTTTCATTATCTGAAATTGAGTTTTTTTAAATAAATATTACATCTCGCTCCCGAAGAAGATAGCATTCATAAGCAGTTTGTTTGTTCCATACCAGAAGGCTCTAAAGTTTGTGTTATCTGTAAATAAGATAACCTCACCACGACCCGCACTCTGATGTACAAAGGGTCTTGTCTCTGGGATAGCTTTAAGATTAATCTTAGAGATGTAACCAGCTTGTAATGGTGACTTAGTATACTGTATAGGGTTCTTGTAGCTTGTAGAGTCTGCTTTTATAAATAGCGTAGTGTTTCTAAAAAGAGATACTTTATCACCCGTATATCCAAAGTTAATAGGGTGTGAGCGATCTTGCTTTGCTTCAAAAATTGCACCTCCTATTACTTGTGCTCCTGTAAAATCTCTACGTTGCTCAAAGCTCACGTTTTTTGCAGGATTTTTAGTTTTTACAAAATCTATGTCTAGCATCTTATTTCTTTCAAACCAGTTTGCTACGTTTTTATAACCTATAAGAGTTCCTCCAGATCGGACCCACTGTTTTATCTTATCTGTGTTGCCTTTATTTATAGCATTACCCCATAAATTAGGTAAGATAATATCTGTGTATCTAGACAAGTCTGCGCGACCTAAATCTTTAGTATCAATTTTTGTGATACGCATATTGTAACGTGTGTCAAATAGGTGCCACATCTCTCCCGCATCATAAGGGTTGATACCTTCACCTACTATCATTGCCACGCGAGCAGGCTCTAATGCTCTAAACTGGTTACTACCAAGATCTATACCTTCTGTGAGGCCAGTACTTACTGCCTTGATGGTTACGTTTGCATCTTGTGCCACTTCGTTTATAAAACTCGCTAGTTCTTGCCTATTAAGCGATTGATTTTGCACAGGTATCATAATGGTACCATAGTCATAAGAGATACCTTCTACGCTAAATTTTTGCATACCCACCTTTGCTCTTATACCTTTATTGAGTATGGTGTTGAGCGCCTTAGGAGTGTAGTAATCGTGCCACTCCATAAGGTATGCATAGGTACTAGTACCTACAGCTGGGGTAGGTTTTCTTTTTAAATCTTGTATCTCGTTTCCAGCTTTGCTCAAAGATGCATTTTCTGTAAAATCTACACCAAAAGAGAGTGGGAAAGACCAAGCACTTATATCATAAAACAAACTATCTTGAAAGGTGGTACGCTTTTCAAACATCGCTTTTATGAGGCGGCTCTGTCTTTGGTTTTTTGGGACGATGTAGCTCATTCCTTTTTTAAAGTTTGCTCCATCTTGCGAGAAGTCTTGTGCCACCTCGTGCACTTTTATTTTATGTCTTTTAAGTACCTCTGCTAGGTGATATGCGCTACCTGCATCTTTCTCACTACCAAAGGCATATGCGCCATTTCCTTTTTCGCCTCGAGCGTTCTTAAAAAAGTCACGTTGATAGTCTAGTAATTGCTTGCGCATACCTTGTGCAGCCTCAAGGGTAGATAATATAGCTGTAAACTGGTTACGTATCGTAAACGGAAACTCAAGTAAACCGTTTTCTGTTTCTTGAGCGTGGCCACGGCTACTTCCTTGCTCAAAGAGAATACCTATACCACCATTTATGTCTGGAAAGGTAGATCCTTTACCGTAGTAAAAATCATCAAAACTCTCTTCTGTATAGTAAAAGCTGCCTATTTTATCTAGTGCTGCTGCGTGGTAGTTTCCTATTTGCTTTGTGAGTTCTTGGTTAAGCGCAGGTGTGAGTGGGTGTGTACGAGATTGTATACCTGGCTGAAAGAAAAAGCTACTGTTAGATCCCATCTCGTGATGGTCTGTAAGAATGTTAGGATACCAGCTATGAAATGTCTTAATACGCGCTCTTGACTCTGGTAGTTGTACTGGAAGCCAGTCTCTATTCATATCAAACCAGTAGTGGTTAGTACGACCACCTGGCCAGACCTCGTCATACTCGCGGTCTTGAGGGTCTGCATTTACGTTTATACTCTTATTTGTATTTGCCCAGTAAGCAAAACGCTGTAAACCATCTGGATTAAATGATGGGTCAAAAAGTATAATGGTATTATCTAGTAGTGCATCTATTTTAGGTCCTTGAGCGGCAGCGAGATAGTATGCAGCTATAAGCCCTGCATTTGCGCCAGAAGGTTCATTACCGTGTATAGACATCCCCTGGTATACTACAATAGGCATACTGCTTGTGCTCAAGCTAGCACTGCCATCTTCTACCAGTTTTACGTGTTCTTTACGTATGTTTTCAATATTGGAGTGGTTATTAGGTGAGGTGACCGTTAGTAATAAAATAGGCCTTCCCTCAAAGGTATTCCCTCGACTTTCTATAGTCATACGGTCACTTGCTGCTGCAAGCGTGCGCATATATTCTGATAACTTGTCGTGACTCACGTGCCACTCTCCAGGTGTGTAGCCTAAAACACTTTCTGGTGTAGGGATATTTGGATTGTAAGTGACATCTGTAGGTAAATAGTAATCCATATCTACCTTTCCGCTTTGTGCGAGTGTAGGTATGCTACTTAATAGTAGGGTAGTAAGTACGAGTAATAAGCGCATTCTATAAGCTATTTTTTGAGTGTTAGACTCTAAAAATAAGCAAAAGAAGTAACGCCTGCACGTAACAATTGTTAACTAAAATATGGAGTTGTATTAGATATGAACACAAGACTAGCGTTCTAGTTTATCTAGATAGCCACAAGCAGCACCGATAATGCCAGCGTGATTCTTAGTTTTTGCTGCAACAATAGGAATATCTGTGGTAAGATATCTTTCAAACTCTGCCATATGCTTACTTATACCACCGCCTATTATGTAATGGTTAGGTGTACATATTAACTCTACATTTTTGAGAAAGAAATTAAAGCGCTCTGCCCACTCTTTAAAAGTGAGTTTTTCTTCCTTTCTTACAGAGTTTGCTGCATACTTTTCAATAGGTTTTTTCTTATATGGAATACGACCAAATTCAAAATTTGGGATGAGTTTACCGTTATAGCAAAGTCCAGAGCCTATACCTGTGCCTACTGTAATCACAGCAACCAGGCCTTTTAAATCTTTTCCCGCTCCGTATCTAACTTCGGCGAGACTTGCGGCATCTGCATCGTTAATAACAGAGCAAGGTAAACCAGTTTTTTTAGAAAAAAGTTCATCTATCTGCACACCCATCCAGCTCTTGTGCATATTACCATATGCCATTGCTTTACCATCTACGATAACGGTAGGAAAGCCTATTCCTATAGGTCCTGTCCAGTTAAAGTGATCTACGAGTTGCTGTACACAATCTGCTACAGCCTTAGGTTTTGCAGGGCGCGGGGTTTCTATTCTAAAACGTTCACCTATGTACTCTTCTGTTTCCAGATCTACAGGGACACCTTTTATTCCCGTTCCGCCTATGTCGATACCTAATATCTTCATCTATGATGGTTTTTGTGTGGCGAAAGATAGGAATTTTTGAATAATATAGAAGTAGGGTGGGTGAGTCCGCTTTCGCGAAAGCGTAACCTTATAGATTTAGTTACTTAGAGTACTTCTTCTTGTTCTGATGGTTTTTCTTTACCATATTCTTGTTTGTAAATTTTTACAATAAGTAGAAAAATACTCACTACAATAGGTCCAAAAATGAGACCTATAAATCCAAATAAAGGCACACCTACGATAACTCCTATAATGGTAATAAGTGGGTGAACGTCTGCCAGTCGCTTTTGAATCACGAGTCTAAAAAGATTATCTGTAGAGCCCACTACGACCGTACCATAGATAATCATCACGATGGCTTGCCAGATGTCACCAGCAGCGTATAGAATGATGCAAACAGGTACGATACCTAAGGCGGTACCTACAAATGGTATCATAGACCCAACGGTGACAATTGCAAACCAGAAAAAGGGATCTTCTACGCCAAGTATTAAAAAGCCTATAAGTGCCACAAGTCCCTGTAGTAATGCTACTAGTGGTATACCTATGGCATTTGACTTTACAAGCTCCTGACTATCTTTACCTATGAGTTTTAAGTTTTTCTCACTGAGGGGTATATACTCTAGCATAGACTCTCTAAAAGTCCTTCTATTAGTAAGCATATAGTACAGCATAAAATACATAAGACCTATGGCGATAAATACATTAAAGGTCCCACCGGCTAGCCCTTGAAGGTTACTACTTATCCAGTCTGTTACAGAACTAGTGTCTATGGAGCTTGCGATATCGAGACCAAAGCGAGACTCTATATCTGCCATTTCTGATTTTACAATGTTTATGACTTTGCCACTATTTTCTACCGCTTTACTAATTTTTGAGGTGAGCATTAATACAAGTCCAGCAATAGGTACTAGTATTACAAGAAATGAGCCTGCCATAAGAACGCAAGCGGAAACGCTAGAGTTCCATTTTCT
This window harbors:
- a CDS encoding DUF937 domain-containing protein; amino-acid sequence: MSGLLDLLNGPIGKTLIQGASAKAGQSEGDTANVLSMALPVLMGAMKKNVQTPEGAAGLMGALSGKHSGGILDQLGDLMGNGGPSDEVVNDGAGILGHLLGGNQPQVENALSSKTGMDAGSIAQILKVAAPVLMGVLGKQTQQNNVSDGSGMNALLGSMLGGQPQENQSLITTLLDSDGDGSILDDVAGMVLGSNKAKGGIGGLLGGLFGK
- a CDS encoding D-2-hydroxyacid dehydrogenase, which translates into the protein MKVLANDGISQTGVDALTAGGFEVITTNVAQDQLENYINTNEIDVILVRSATTVRKELIDACPSIKVIGRGGVGMDNIDVQYARDKGLHVINTPAASSASVAELVFAHLYNGVRFLFDSNRNMPLDGDTKFKGLKKAYAKGTELRGKTLGVIGFGRIGQETAKIALGVGMKVIFHDPFTEEATVEVPFFDGQSVSFTIKSSSKEDVLKSADFVTLHVPAQKDYVIGKPEFELMKDGAAIVNAARGGVIDEVALIAALDSGKLSFAGLDVFENEPTPAVQVLMNPKVSLTPHIGAATGGAQDRIGTELADQIMSILK
- the serC gene encoding 3-phosphoserine/phosphohydroxythreonine transaminase, whose product is MKKHNFSAGPCILPQDVFKEASQAILDFNESGLSILEISHRSKDFVDVMDEARQLALELLGLEGKGYKALFLQGGASTQFLMTAYNLLQSKAGYINTGTWSDKAIKEAKLFGEIVEVASSKEANFNYIPKGYSIPEGLDYLHLTSNNTIFGTQIKDFPEVDCPLICDMSSDIFSREIDFGQFDLIYAGAQKNMGPAGTTLVVIREDILGKVTRQIPSMLNYETHISKGSMFNTPAVYAVYVSMLTMRWLKNLGGVKAIEEINNKKATLLYSEIELNPLFKGFAAKEDRSTMNATFSLTDGDLKDAFDAMWKEAGINGLNGHRSVGGYRASMYNALSMDSVGVLVDVMSELERKA
- a CDS encoding acyl-CoA reductase, with the protein product MTLQLRINAFIELGKFLSQFTRDSITRKEGVLHNDLFFDGMQHQFKLASENNGWFTKENILFALEGWAESLTQEKLTEWLSGYDNAFAKAQPQQTVAVIMAGNIPLVGFHDFMCVLIAGHKFVGKQSSNDRHLLPFLAKYLEYAEPAFKETISFTEDKLPAHDAVIATGSDNTARYFEYYFGKKPNIIRKNRNSVAILTGNETEDELIALGEDIFRYYGLGCRNVSKLYVPIDYNFDAFFKAIYHWSDIMNGAKYANNYDYNKAVYLMSLFELLENGFLMLKEDENYGSPIATLFYEKYESIESLVEKLEKDKDRIQCVVGNIALEGKVKELTPIGKTQKPELCDYADGVDTITFLTTL
- a CDS encoding 4Fe-4S dicluster domain-containing protein yields the protein MAIIITDECINCGACEPECPNTAIYEGADDWRYADGTDLDGTVVLPNGKEVDANEAQEPVSDEIYYIIPDKCTECKGFHDEPQCAAVCPVDCCVPDDDHVETDEVLLAKQSFMHKDA
- the arsC gene encoding arsenate reductase (glutaredoxin) (This arsenate reductase requires both glutathione and glutaredoxin to convert arsenate to arsenite, after which the efflux transporter formed by ArsA and ArsB can extrude the arsenite from the cell, providing resistance.) translates to MIKIYHNPRCTKSRQGLALLEESGKEFEVIKYLDNPLSEKELTAIIKMLDITPMQLVRKGEAIWKENYRGKELSDLEIIAAMSQHPKLIERPIVVLKKKAVIGRPLENIEKLLSL
- a CDS encoding HAD family phosphatase; translation: MENSKITTVIFDLGGVLIDWSPEYVYLKEFRGDREKMDWFLEHVCAWDWNVNQDAGYPLKKATQERIAMFPEYEELIKMYYGRWEEMLGFTHLDTLKILKELLDNPDYRVLALTNWSGETFPVALEKFHWLQWFEGILVSGDEGTRKPFKEIYDLMLDRYNINPAEAVFIDDSLNNVEGCKLSGIAGIHFKNAQTLAVQLRTLGVHVTLQ
- a CDS encoding DJ-1/PfpI family protein; the protein is MKYYILLLTTLILIGCNTEPKTIEQPAVTNEVDNAFAKAKPVLDSTRYNVAFLIMDGTFNTELTAPFDIFQHTIYRENIKAMNVFTVANTLQPVRTFEGMYLLPDFDYTNKDLPKIDILVVPSAEHHLDTDLEDEALINFVKQVDKEAMYVTSHCDGAFVLAKAGLLDNSVSTTFPSDIDKMRETFPNLDIRKGVLFVHDGKYITSAGGAKSFEAALYLTELLYGAEIARSLAGGLVIDWKLDDVPHLITK
- a CDS encoding MFS transporter; translation: MKTLLRNYLKTFDGLSREIWWLSLITLINRSGAMVIPFLSIYLNKSLHFSLQDVAWIMTSYGLGSFAGAWIGGKLSDVIGYYKVILLSLLLTGINFLWVMHVESFWMMCISFFVLIAVADMGRPAFFVALSAYSKPENKTRSLTLIRLAINLGFSVGPAIGGFLIALAGYKTLFYVDGITCLLAGVLMMQELNPKKTKELDKEVVVQNPVKPLKDTPYVLFLIALALFGIIFVQYFSTVPLYYKDAYKLDEDAIGLILALNGALIVVFEMPLIAWMEKKELTNVQSTIVGLLMTGASFLLLLWETWVGVVVIGMVIATFGEMISFPFSNKFALDRSKLGRQGAYMGVYSMSFSVAHIFGHNSGMQITAYYGFQTTWIFLIGLTLIAWLLLYIVKRMLAKETL